A window of the Natronomonas salina genome harbors these coding sequences:
- a CDS encoding potassium channel family protein, whose protein sequence is MPTVFPAGVSRLQRRVGYYVLLISALILTYSVVYHYGMHVFEGRSNTYLQSLQFTVETFTATGYGSQAGWSSPQMNLLVIVMDLTGVGVFFLALPVLLFPLFEEALSTSPPDALEEPLEDHVLVCSYTARAETLISELESNDVDYVLVEADREQATELYEGGYSVVHADPESVGGLDRAGIGDARALVADVSDRVDASIVLAAREAAEDVRIVSVVEEPDRTPYHRLAGADTVVSPRQLLGRSLAGKVTTAVTTDLGDAVEIGEDFDLAELPVHHGSELAGRTLADSGIRERFGVNVVGAWFRGEFESPPSPDRTLESGTVLLVTGDESQLERCKELTVGDLRRFRTGETVVVGYGEVGRTVAARLDRAGLSYTVLDRREKDGVDVVGEATDPDVLAEAGVEDAESVILALPDDTQTEFATLVVRDLTDDAEIIARAEEVGAVRKTYRAGADYVLSLATVSGRMVASEVLQDEAIVSMDTHVEVVRTAAPGLVGETLAGARVRERTGCTVVAVERDGEVLSELSPEFRVRESDELVVAGTDEGTNRFLELLG, encoded by the coding sequence ATGCCCACCGTCTTCCCCGCCGGCGTGAGTCGCCTCCAGCGGCGGGTCGGGTACTACGTCCTGTTGATCTCCGCGCTCATCCTGACGTACTCGGTCGTCTACCACTACGGGATGCACGTGTTCGAGGGGAGGTCGAACACCTACCTCCAGTCGCTGCAGTTCACCGTCGAGACGTTCACCGCGACGGGTTACGGTTCCCAGGCGGGGTGGTCCAGCCCACAGATGAACCTGCTGGTCATCGTGATGGACCTGACCGGCGTCGGCGTCTTCTTCCTCGCGCTGCCGGTGTTGCTGTTCCCGCTGTTCGAGGAGGCGTTGTCGACGTCCCCGCCGGACGCCCTCGAGGAGCCGCTCGAGGACCACGTCCTCGTCTGCTCGTACACCGCGCGCGCCGAGACGCTCATCTCCGAGCTGGAGTCCAACGACGTCGACTACGTGCTGGTCGAGGCGGACCGCGAGCAGGCGACGGAGCTCTACGAGGGCGGCTACTCGGTCGTCCACGCCGACCCGGAATCCGTCGGCGGTCTGGACCGCGCCGGCATCGGCGACGCGCGGGCGCTGGTCGCCGACGTCTCCGACCGCGTCGACGCCAGCATCGTCCTCGCGGCCCGCGAGGCCGCCGAGGACGTCCGCATCGTCAGCGTCGTCGAGGAGCCCGACCGCACGCCGTACCACCGGCTCGCGGGCGCCGACACCGTCGTCTCCCCGCGGCAGCTGCTCGGCCGGTCGCTGGCCGGGAAGGTGACGACCGCCGTGACGACCGACCTCGGCGACGCCGTCGAGATCGGCGAGGACTTCGACCTCGCGGAGCTGCCCGTCCACCACGGCAGCGAGCTCGCCGGCCGGACCCTCGCCGACAGCGGCATCCGCGAGCGCTTCGGCGTCAACGTCGTCGGCGCGTGGTTCCGCGGGGAGTTCGAGTCGCCGCCCTCGCCCGACCGGACCCTCGAGAGCGGGACCGTCCTCCTGGTGACGGGCGACGAGTCCCAGCTCGAGCGCTGCAAGGAGCTGACCGTCGGCGACCTCCGGCGGTTCCGGACGGGCGAGACGGTCGTCGTCGGCTACGGCGAGGTCGGCCGGACCGTCGCCGCGAGGCTCGACCGGGCCGGCCTCTCGTACACCGTCCTCGACCGTCGCGAGAAGGACGGCGTCGACGTGGTCGGCGAGGCGACCGACCCCGACGTGCTCGCCGAGGCCGGCGTCGAGGACGCCGAGTCGGTCATCCTCGCGCTCCCCGACGACACCCAGACGGAGTTCGCGACGCTTGTCGTCCGCGACCTCACCGACGACGCCGAGATCATCGCCCGCGCCGAGGAGGTTGGCGCGGTCAGGAAGACGTACCGCGCGGGCGCCGACTACGTCCTCTCCCTGGCGACCGTCAGCGGCCGGATGGTCGCCAGCGAGGTGCTGCAGGACGAGGCCATCGTCTCGATGGACACCCACGTCGAGGTCGTCCGCACGGCGGCGCCGGGGCTGGTCGGCGAGACGCTGGCCGGCGCCCGCGTCCGCGAGCGGACCGGCTGCACCGTCGTCGCCGTCGAGCGGGACGGGGAGGTCCTCTCGGAGCTCTCCCCGGAGTTCCGGGTCCGCGAAAGCGACGAACTCGTCGTCGCCGGCACCGACGAGGGGACCAACCGGTTCCTCGAGCTGCTGGGGTAA
- a CDS encoding NAD-dependent epimerase/dehydratase family protein: MDLLVTGGNGFIGREVCRRAVAAGDDVTSVGRSGRPDPEHRGPWAAEVTWVAADVFEPHRWREHLGGVDAVVHCVGIARERPNQGATFERVNGDAAILVALEAERAGADRFVFLSSSVSPPLVRDEYVRSKRRAEAAVADLDVETGVVRPGPVYGPDQPHFPRPVAAALRFVDGRETLARQFEDDRPLSVETVGRAIYDAARGDAPAMLDAIAMHERYG, translated from the coding sequence ATGGACCTGCTCGTCACGGGCGGCAACGGATTCATCGGGCGGGAAGTGTGTCGACGGGCCGTCGCCGCCGGCGACGACGTGACGAGCGTCGGCCGGAGCGGTCGTCCGGACCCCGAGCATCGCGGCCCCTGGGCGGCCGAGGTGACGTGGGTCGCCGCCGACGTCTTCGAACCGCACCGCTGGCGCGAGCACCTCGGGGGCGTCGACGCGGTAGTCCACTGCGTCGGCATCGCCCGGGAGCGCCCGAACCAGGGGGCGACCTTCGAGCGGGTGAACGGCGACGCCGCCATCCTGGTCGCCCTGGAGGCCGAGCGCGCCGGCGCCGACCGGTTCGTCTTCCTCTCCTCGTCGGTGTCGCCGCCGCTGGTCCGCGACGAGTACGTGCGTTCGAAGCGGCGGGCCGAGGCCGCCGTCGCGGACCTCGACGTCGAGACCGGCGTGGTGCGCCCGGGGCCGGTGTACGGTCCCGACCAGCCGCACTTCCCCCGCCCCGTCGCCGCGGCGCTGCGCTTCGTGGACGGCCGGGAGACGCTGGCCCGGCAGTTCGAGGACGACCGACCGCTGTCGGTCGAGACCGTCGGGCGGGCGATCTACGACGCCGCCCGCGGCGACGCGCCGGCGATGCTCGACGCGATCGCGATGCACGAGCGGTACGGATAG